GCTGGCATTTTGATTCAATTTTTGATCGCCAGCACCACCGGTGCGGCTGCCAGCTGGGTGCGCTGCATCCAGGCCAGCACCGAGTCGACGGTCACGGTCTCGATGCGGTCCGAGAACCGCTTTTCGTTCGGATGGTCGTCAAACGCAATGTTGGCCGACCCGACCCGCCCGCCCATGCGCGTGAGCGGCCCCAGCCTGAGAGTCGTGGGCTCGTAGCCCTTGAACTGCAGCCAAGCCTGCGCCTGGTCGCGCGAGCGCACGGTGGCGGGCTCCATGGCCATCGCCAGGGTCTCCAGCGCCCACTGGTTGGACTGCTGGTATTTGCGGCCCCACGCGTAGCTGACCATGCTGTAGGGCAGGTGCTGCAGCGTCTTGGTGCGGCCCTTGTCCTGCAGCACGGCCAGCAGGCGCTGCTGCACCTCGGGCGTGGGCACTGCGTACACGGCCTCGTAGCGCCAGAGGTCGTCCAGAAAGAACTCGCCCAGGCCCTGGCGGTACAGGTGGCCCACGGCCGTGCCACATTCGTTGAGCTTGTGCGCCACGCGCCACGGGCCTTCGGCCGTCTTGTAGGCCCAGCCAAAGTGTGAATAGCGCAGGCCGTACTTGGAAAGGTCCTGCCCCGCGCGGGCCAAAGCCACCACCTGCACGCCCGACTTGGCGTGCTCGGCATCGAGCGCGGCCGACGTCTGCTCGGCCAGCTTCATGCCGCGCTCGATCACCTGCGGCGGCACGGGCTTGCGCGATTCGCAGGAGCGGCCTGCGTGGGCCGGGGTGGCTGCCAGCAGCGCGGCCCCTGCGAAGAACACCATGCCCACCACCGCAGGGATGCGCTGCGCGGGGTCGCGGCCAAGGTTCAGGGCTTTCATCATCGCGCTGCTCCTCACAGCCGCTCGTTGTGCAACAAAGCGCGGCCGATGGCATTGGGCACAAAAGCAATCGCCTCACCCGCCGCCGACAGGATCACGCCCGTACCGATCACGCTGCAGGTGACCACCGTGCCCACCGCGTAGGCCGAGCCCGCCACACCACGGCCGACCACCTCCACACTGACCTGGGCGCCGTCCGAGGCGCGCTCCAGCAAATACACCGTGCCCACGGCCGAGGCCTCCACCGCCCGCACCGTCAGCACCGCGCCGCCCACCGACAGCGCCGCCGGCACTGTCACCACCGCACCGGCGGCCGCCGAGGCCACCGACGCCGTGCCCACCACCGAGGCCACCGGCAACATCGACAGCGCGGCAGAAGCCTCGCTCTGCGCACGGGCCGGTGCAGCGGCCACCAGGGCCACACACACCACACCGGCCGCCAGCAGGGCGCGGGGCAGGCGCGCCGCAGAGCCCCACGAAGAAAACACGGCATTCATCATCATTCACTCCTCAGGGTACGGCCCGCCCACACACCCCAGGTGCGGGACAGACCGGGTCGAAAGACCAGAAAGAACCAGAAAGAAACTCGTCCAGAAGGGCAGCGGGTTACCGCCTGCGCACACCGGGTGCGATCAGTTCACGCTGCTGTTCTGGGCAGCGGCCTGGGCCGCTTCGCGGCGTCCTTGCAGGCGGGCTTCGAGCAGGTCGGCCTCATGGCGGTCGCGCAGCATCTTGGCCAGCGTGAAGGCGGTGGTGATCAGGTACAGCCAGCTCACGCCCAGAAACGCCTTGTAGGTCACGTTGATGTCCATGCTCAGCAGGCCCCAGCCCGTCAGGCCCATGGCCACGGCAAAGCCACCCCACACCACCAGCTTCCACATGGGGGTGTCGCCACCGCCGCGGCGCGAGGCGCTTTCGTTGTCCCGCACAAACTTGGCCAGCACAAACGCGGCCGAGAGGCAGAACACGTAGCCCATCACCATGAACGCCTGCTCCA
Above is a window of Acidovorax sp. KKS102 DNA encoding:
- a CDS encoding DUF2145 domain-containing protein; the encoded protein is MKALNLGRDPAQRIPAVVGMVFFAGAALLAATPAHAGRSCESRKPVPPQVIERGMKLAEQTSAALDAEHAKSGVQVVALARAGQDLSKYGLRYSHFGWAYKTAEGPWRVAHKLNECGTAVGHLYRQGLGEFFLDDLWRYEAVYAVPTPEVQQRLLAVLQDKGRTKTLQHLPYSMVSYAWGRKYQQSNQWALETLAMAMEPATVRSRDQAQAWLQFKGYEPTTLRLGPLTRMGGRVGSANIAFDDHPNEKRFSDRIETVTVDSVLAWMQRTQLAAAPVVLAIKN
- a CDS encoding YiaA/YiaB family inner membrane protein gives rise to the protein MSSSPIVVQRDTKAWQLQVWVSFGIAVFLCAVGLAWLPGEQLEQAFMVMGYVFCLSAAFVLAKFVRDNESASRRGGGDTPMWKLVVWGGFAVAMGLTGWGLLSMDINVTYKAFLGVSWLYLITTAFTLAKMLRDRHEADLLEARLQGRREAAQAAAQNSSVN